The following is a genomic window from Feifania hominis.
GCGACATCGCATTCCCGCGTGCCATATGGCCCCACAGCGCCGGTGTCAAAGTATGTAGTCTGCGTCCCGTGGCCGGGGTCTAACCAGAGTTTCATGGCTATTCTCCCTCTGTGGTGTCGGTCACTTTCTGCTGCGTCAGATTCTGTACCGGCTTTACCACCGTCTCAAACACGCCAACCGCTGCAGCGAGTACCACAAACACATTCACCACAGCGAGGAAAATACCGCTCACCGTAAAATCCCGCAGATACAAAAACTGAATCCCCGCCTCAATGACCAGAGATGCTGCGAGTGCGATCCACTTCGGATCAATGGAAACATAACGCTTGATGACCTGTGTAATCAGCGTAACGGCCGCCGAAGCACCCGCAAACGTAGCAAGATATTCCCATGTGAAAAACTCCTCCATATTCAATGTCCCCTTTCTTCATCTGCCGTCGTCTCAAGCACCGTGATGCGGTGCTCATGGTCGTCAATTCTCTCGCAGAGCTTCTGGTCCGTGTCGTTCAAATCCCGAAGCTGCTCCTTGTAGCGCAGCTTAAAGGCCTCGAGCCCCGCGACAAACGAATCCATCTGTGTGGTCAGCCGGGTCAGTGTGCCGTTGAGCTTCACCATCGGCGCTGCCACCGCCGCGATCAATCCCACCAGCGCTACGATCACCGTCACCACGCCCCATTCTGTCATGCCGCTCCCTCCCGTCAGGCGTAAACCTCGCTCGTGATTTCCTCATACTGCTCTTTCGTAATGATGCCTTTGCGCACGGCTACCTTTACCATTGATTTTGACCAAAGCTCTTTTTCATAGTTCTTTCTGATCGTCTCAAAGTTCATCTGTTCGTCCTCCTCAAACCGTCTCTTCATCCGGCAAACTGGACATTGCTATAAATTCCAGAGCTGCCGCCGTTCTCTCTTCTGCGCTCGCTTCTGTGCTCTCCTGCGGTGTGTTCACAATCTCCTGAATGGCGGCGATTGCCTCGTCTTCCGTCAAAGCGGAATCCAGATCGTACAGGCTCCGCATGGCGTTTAAATTCTGCACGGCAAAGGCCACTTCTCCCGCCTCGTCAGTCTCAATGATGTGAACAAAAGTCAGAACGGCCGGGAACCGTTCCAGCATCGCCTCGGGAGTTGCCAGCGCCCCATTGGGGAACATATAGGTTTTTGTCCCGGTGTATTTCTCTATGATTTTCATGTGTTTTTTTCCTTTCTCATCTTATTTTTTAAGACACCATGTACACGTCCACTCTATTGCTGAAACTGCCAGTATAACCTCCTGCGAACAGTGCAAAGTTTCCTACCGTTGTTCCGGCCAGTTGATCTCGCGCTTCACCCAGTGCTGTAGGGGTCGTACGGGTCAGGCTTGCATCGTATGCGTCGACTACAGTGCTATATCCGCCGCTGGAAAATCCCCCTGCGAACAGTGCGTAGCCCTCTACTGTCGTTGCCGCCGGTCGATATCGTGCTTCACTCAGTGCTGTAGGGGTCGTACGGGTCAGGCTTGCATCGTATGCGTCGACTACAGTGCTATATCCGCCGCTGGCATTACCTCCTGCGAACAGTGCGTAGTCCTCTACTGTCGTTGCCGCCAGTTGATATCGAGTTGTGCTCAATCCTGTGGGAGTAGTACGGGTCAGGCCCGTATCGTATGCGTCGACTACAGCGCTACTGCTGCTACTGCTGATTTGGCCTCCGCCAAATAGAGCATAGTTTCCTACGCTTGTTGCTGCAAGGTCACATCGTGCTGTACTCAATACTGTGGGATTGGTACGGGTCAGGCTTGCATCGTATGCGTCGACTACAGCACTAAACCCTCTGCTGTTGTATCCCCCTGCAAACAGCGCATAGTCCCCTGCCGCTGTTCCCGCCAGTTGAGTTCGTGCCGCGCTCAATGCTGTGGGATTGGTGCGGGTCAGACTTACATCGTATGCGTCGACACCGGACGAATAATTGCTGCCATATCCCCCCGCGAACAGCGCATAGTCCCCCGCCGCTGTTCCCGCCGGTTGGGTTCGTGCTGCGCTCAATGTTGTGGGATTGGTACGGGTCAGGCTTGCATCGTATGCGTCGATTACATTGCTATTGTTTGTTGTCTCTCCCCCGCCGAACAAGGCGTAGTTTCCTACGCTTGTTGCTGCGAGGTGCTGCCGTGCCACACTCAGCGCCGTAGCCGTGCCATAATACACAAGCTCTCCGCCGCTCCAACACGGTCTTGCCACACCGCCTACTCCAACATAGGCTTTGCGGATTTTGCGAGCTATTCCGACCGTTTGTTCGGTGATCTCATATGCCTCTGTGTGAATAATAAGCCCGGAATAAGATACGGCTGTCCTAATGCGGGAGGTAATCATTGTTTCGACACTATCAGAGCCGAAACTACCATCGGGCCACCATTTTCCGATTATGTCGGCAGGAGAAGAAACGAGTGTGTCTAGTTCTAAGGTAGCAAATCCACCATCTTGATCGACATGATAATGTGTCGCGTAATACTTGTTGGCCAATGCCATAAACGGCATACCCGCAGTGCTTAACAACTCCGGGCCATACACATTCTTACCTATGCCGATATAGCCCTTTTTAACTTTGCGGGCTACACCATCCACCCCGATATAAGCTTTTTTCGCCATAGCGTTTCACCTCATTCGTACACGAAGTACAGCTTCCCGGTTTCTAGCGTACTTACACCAGCCTCCAAATCGGTTGTGCCGTAGGTGTAAGCAGGCGCTTTGTCGTTGAGTGCTGTCTGGGTCGCCGTGCTGATCGGCTTGTTCAGATCGCTCGTGTTGTCCACATTTCCAAGTCCTACCTGTGCGGCAGTGACACTGTGCGGATTTCCAGTGTTGCCCGTGTGCGCCGTCAGACTGGTCTGCACCGCCGCGGCGCTGCCCGCCGGGTCGGCCCCCACCTGTGCAGCTGTCACGGCATGGGGGTTGCTCTGGCTGCTGATATGCCCCGGCACTTCGGCCAGAGCCCCGTTGAATGCAGTCTCCGTTCCGGAGTAGCCGCTCTCCACTGCCGCCTGATAAGCACTCTTGCCGTCTGCTCCCGCTACGCCCTGCACTCCCTGCGGGCCCTGTGGACCTGCGGGGCCCTGTTCTCCCTGAATTCCCTGCGGCCCGGTCGCGCCGGCAGCGCCTGTGTCTCCTTTCGGGCCCTGAATGCCCTGCTCACCCTGCGGCCCCTGGATTCCCTGCTCGCCCTGCGGCCCCGCCGGGCCCTGTTCGCCCTGCGGGCCGGTCGGTCCCTGTGCACCCGCCGGGCCCTGGGGTCCCTGCGGGCCCTGAAGCTGACCAAGGCTCACCCAGTCGCTCTCCTGCTCCGACCAGATGTAGATGTTCTTATCCGCTGAGACCTGATAGGCGTATTCATTGCCCGACGGATATGCAGTCTTGAGTTCTCCCAGCGTCGGGTAGACATCCTGAATCTGAAAGCTCCGTCCATCTGCGCCGTCGTCTCCCTTGACCCCCTGCGGACCCTGTGCGCCCTGTGGTCCCACCGGGCCCTGCGCGCCCGTGTCGCCCTTGGGGCCTGCCGGACCCTGAATACCCTGAATGCCCTGTAGTCCCTGCGGACCCTGTGCGCCCTGCGACCCGGTCTCACCCGTGTCTCCCTTGTCGCCCTTTGGCCCCTGAATCCCCTGCGGACCCTGAATACCCGTTGCTCCCTGCGGACCCATCTGGCCCTGTGCTCCCTGTACGCCCTGCGGGCCCTGCGGTCCGCGCACAGACACCGGCTGCGGCGCAATCGCCGTGCTCTGAATGGTAAATGACATCACGCCGTTTCTGTCAATCTCCGGCACGATCACCGGTCCGGTCTCTCCCTGAATTCCCTGCGGGCCCTGCAGTCCCGTGGCGCCCGTGTCTCCTTTGTCGCCTTTGTCACCCTTGAGCGCGCGCACTACCGTGACGCCGCCGCTGTCCTTTATTTCGGCTGTGAGAAACTGAAGCCGGCTCCTCTGGGGCAGCTGCGTCCCGTCCGCGTCCACGATGATGTGTCCGCTCGACCCGGTTGCCTGCCAGCTTGTCCCGTCGCTCGATGTCTCCAGCACGCGGTCGCTGTTGAGACGAATGTAATTGATGTCCTCCGACAGCACTGCCTCATCCAGTTTCCGCCCGCCCTTTGTGCCGATCTGTCCCGCCGCCGTCGATGCCTCAAGCTCGTCGATCAACCCGTTGACAGCCGCCTTGACCTCCTTGTCTGTCCTGCCGTCAAATACGGCCTTGAGCTGTGCTGCTGTAATACCGGCCTCACTGGGCCGATCTGGCAAATCTTTGACGTTGTCCGCGTATAAATTCAATTTCTTCTCTGAAAAGCTCATTCCTTATTGCCCCCTCCGCGCCAGAATTCTCTGTGCATCTCTCTCGGCGGCCATGCGCAAACCGGCGTCACCTGACCCACCCGCTTCCTGACGCATGATCTGCGCCGCCTGTTGCGCTGCCGCCTGTTCCATCGGATCTGCGGGCATTTCTTCCTGCACCAATCCTCCTGCCGCATCAATGCCCGTCACCGGAGCCATCTGTGAAGCTGCCGCCGCCCGGAGCTGCTCTACAATCTTGTTTTTGTTTCGGATATACTTGTCCGGGATACTCTCCAAATAGGTCACGGCGTCCGTGATAATCCCCTTTGTGAACAGGTTGTCCATGGTCTGAATCTGCGTCAGTTCGCTCCAATAGCTCGAAGCGCCGACGTCCACATTGATCTCCATAGCCTCGAGGTCAAGTGCAGCAAAATCCACCTGTCCCGTCGTCTGCTGGCCGCTCAGCGTGTCTGTCATCTCCACTTTTCGAACGCCGTAGTCCGCCCGCATGATGTCGATCATAATCCTCACGCTGTCCTCAATGAGCTGATAAAATGACAAGCGCTGCAATTCCAGCGGAGCAGAGCTTGCCTTTTGTACGGCAATGATCGCCGAGGTGTTGTCCGGCTTGACATTTCCAAGCGCTGCATCCGATGCACCCATGAACTCTTTCGTGTAGGTGATGATGCGGTCAACGAGTTCCATGACCTGTCCCGACATATCTGCGCCACGAAAGCTCGCTGCAATCGCCTCGTTGGGGTTGCCCTGCACCGCTACAGCCTCGCCCACCCGATTTGTCCATCTGGGTACTTTTGTTATGTCGTAAAACAGCTTTGGAAAGGCCATTGCCTTTTCATGGTGAATGGCCATGGCAAAAAGCTTGTTGACTGCCACCTGATTGGGAATGAGCCCCGTCATGGGCGACACGCCGTGGTAGCTGCTCTTGCGCCGCTCCCAATTCATATAAGCCACCGGGTACAGCCGGTATCCCGTGTCAGTCGGCTTTTTTATCACCGTGTCCCGAGTGCATTTCATAAAATGCACCGTGCCCTTTTCCCTCCACAGCTTGACAAGCACCGTCACAAGCCGATCGCCGCCGCTGTCCTGCTCACTGTAAACACTATCGTCATCCGGCCGGATTGACTCGGCATCCACTCCGTTTTTCTGTGCCTCAGCGCGAACATTGTCGATGTATTCGCGCTTGACCAGTATGAGATAGGGCTGCTTCTGAACGTCCGCCCCATACGGGTTGCCAAATAGAATTTTGGTGTTGTCCACAAGTTCAACGGCGATCTCTTTGCTCTCCGGGTCGAAGTAGAAATAAAAGCAGCCGTCACCGTCCACTGCGCAGTCTCGAATGAGTTCACGCCCCTTTGCCTTGAGTTTAGTGCGCTCCATCACACGCTCAAGCTCCGCTCCAGCCAGCTTGACAGACTGTTCGCTGCCCTGCTCAGAAAAAAATGGTCTCAATGAGACCGCAATGTCATCCGTCGACAGCATGGAAATGAAATAGGTGCACACCCGCTTGAAGATATTGAGAACAGGCTTTTCCAGATCAGGCGCATTGAGACCTCTCCACTGCTCGCCAATGTAAAACTCTTCGTTTCGTCTGACGGTTTCATAGAGATTTAGACTGTCATTGTATGCACGCGCTTTCTCGTATTCCGCCCACACCTCGGGCGGTGTCTTTTTGATCGGAATTCCGAACGTGTCTTTATCTGTCCGGGATTCTTTTTTGCTGAAGTCCTCAGTCTTCAATCTCTCTTTGCCCCCTCTCTGTGCCGTCGTAGTTGAAGAAATTCTCAAACTGTCTCAACATTCGGGTGGGAGGGGCATTCTCTTCGCCGCCCTTTTGTACCTGCTGCGGCACCCACAGACTGCGGAAGCACAGAAGCGTGACAAACGCGCCCAGCAACACCCCGAGCAGCACCAGCAGCACCGCCAAAAAGTAAAACATCTTTAACACTCCTTTCAAAAACAAAGGGGAAAATCCGGTCAAATCGCCCATTGCGCTTTATGCCCTGTTCTGTTAGAATGAAATTCAGAAATCAGGGGGGTGACGCAGTGAACGAGAAAGAACTGCTTGAGCAGATCGCGCTCCTGCTCGACAGACAAAGCGAGCAGTTAAACGACAAATTCTCAAAGATCGACGAGCGCTTTGAAAAGATTGACGAGCGCTTTGCCGCTCAGGAATCAACCATCAGTCGTCTTTCCGACGACCTGTCACAATTCAAGCGGGATGTCGCAAATCTGTTTGAGCGACAGATGCAGGCTACCATTGACAGCGAGACCCGCATCAACATCAAGATTGAAAACGAAATTGGTAAAAAGATCGATGCGCTTTTTGATGGTTACAAGCTCAACTTTGAGCGTCATGAAGAGCTTAAAGATCGAGTTGATTCTCTGGAAGAGCGTGTAGACCGGCTGGAAACGGCTGTATAGCGCCCTCGTCGCGTCAAACTCCGCTTCCTCCGCCCGGCTCATCGCCGGGCATCCGTCCGCTTCGTTGCCGCTCCTCCTCCCCACCGAAACTACGGTTTCGGCGGGGGCCCCAATACTGCCCCTGCGTGTGGGGGCCCCACTGCCGCCCGGCTTTGTTGGGCGGCCTTTTTATTTTCCCACTCGTCAGCGTAAACTCCGCTCAGCTCCGCCGGTCTTTCTGCGAAAGTCCCGGCATCCGCCCGCTCCGTTACGCCTCCTCTTCCCCAACGAAACATTCGGTTTCGTTGGGGGCCCCAAGAGAAACCTCACTTGACCGGCTTGACAAACCGATACCTCTTGATGATTCCATATACTCCGAAGCCCTCGCCCACGGCGTCGTTTTTCACAATAATCTGTGCTGTGATATACTTTTTGACTTTCGTGTTAAAAGCTACAACCTGCGGCGCATCATTGGTGTTAAAGGAAAATCGCGAGAAATCCAGCTCATTCCAGTCGAATATATCCATCTGCGCATATCTGACTTCTCG
Proteins encoded in this region:
- a CDS encoding XkdX family protein, translating into MKRRFEEDEQMNFETIRKNYEKELWSKSMVKVAVRKGIITKEQYEEITSEVYA